DNA sequence from the Asticcacaulis sp. AND118 genome:
AACCTCAAGAAGGGCGCGGCGTAATGTCATCTGCCGAGTATGGCGAGCGCAGCCCGAAAAGTGGGGACCGGTTTTCGGACCCGGCTGCGCGACCTCAACCAATGTCGCCGCAAGAGATGGCGTCGCATCTGATGTTTCACGTGAAACACGAAGCTTTCGAAGACCTGACGCGCTTCGGGACTATTCTCGCTGAACGCAATGAGGTGATGAATCTCGTCGGACCGGCGACTATCCCCCATTATTGGTCGCGTCACGTCCTTGATTCCGCACAATTGCTCAACCATGCACCCGACGCCAAGCTCTGGGCAGACCTTGGGGCGGGGGCGGGTTTTCCCGGTGTCGTGCTGGCCATACTCGTTAAACACATGTCCACAGATTCAGGTGAAACACCCACAGACCGCCGGGTGTTTCTCATCGACTCTCTGGCCAAGCGCTGTCGCTTTTTAGGCGAAGTTGTGCGAGAGTTGGACCTGCCGGCGACGGTGATCAACGACCGGGCGGAGAATGTTTCGCTGAAGGTCGATGTGGTCACCGCCCGCGCCATGGCCCCGCTGCCGAAGCTGATCGGGTTTGCCGAAAGCTTCTTCCGCAAAGGCGCCGAGGGCTGGCTGCTGAAAGGCGAAAGCGTCGAGGCGGAAATCGCCGAAGCGCAAAAGGGCTGGGCCTTTCAGTCGGAGCTGTTCACGTCTTTGAGCGACCCACGTGGTCGCGTCCTGCATATTCGGAGCGTTCGCCGTGCCAGATAGTTTCCCCCCGCACCCCATGCCCCGCGTCCTGGCGGTGTCCAATCAGAAGGGCGGGGTGGGTAAGACCACGACGGCGATCAATCTCGGCACCGCTCTGGCGGCGGTGGGTGAAACCGTTCTGATCATCGATATGGACCCGCAGGGCAATGCCTCGACGGGTCTGGGTGTGCCGCGTTCGGCGCGCACCACCACCATCTACGACGTCATTGTCGATCAGCAGCCCATTGGCGAATGCGCTGTCAAAACCTCGGTGCCAGGTCTGTACATCATCCCGTCCGATCCCGATCTGTCCGGTGTCGAGATCGAACTGGGTCAGGCCGACCGCCGTTCCTATCGTCTGCGCGATGCGCTGGAGCATCAGGCGCAGGTCGGTGAACTGGCCTATTCCTACGTGCTGATCGATTGTCCGCCATCGCTGAACCTGCTGACCATCAACGCCATGAGCGCCGCCGATGCCGTGCTGGTGCCGCTGCAATGCGAGTTCTTCGCGCTGGAAGGCCTGTCGCAATTGATGCGCACCATCGATCTGGTCAAGGGCTCGCTCAATCCGAAGCTTGAACTTCAGGGCATCGTCCTGACCATGTTCGACCGTCGCAACGCCCTGTCGGGCCATGTGGCCAAGGACGTGCGTTCGCACTTCGGCGAGAAGGTCTATGAGACGGTAATCCCGCGCAATGTGCGCGTGTCCGAAGCGCCGTCCTTCGGCAAGCCGGCTCTGATCTACGATCTGAAATGCACGGGTTCGCAGGCCTATCTGAAACTGGCTCGCGAAGTCGTCCAACGTGAAAAAGTGCGCCGCGCGGCTGCCTGACGAAAACGGAACTTAATATGTCTGAGAAACAAAGAGGTCTGGGCCGCGGCCTGTCGGCGTTGTTGAGCGACAATCAGGGGCCGGTGCCCATCGCTACTGCCGATGGCAAGCCTGCGGCTACGCTGGAAAAGCCGATCGAGCTTTTGCAGCGCAATCCGGATCAGCCGCGTCGGTTCTTCTCCGAAACCGAGATCGACGACCTCAGCGCCTCAATCAAGGAGAAGGGCGTGCTGTCGCCCATCCTCGTGCGTCCGCTGCCTGGCAACACACAGCAGTTTCAGATCATTGCCGGTGAACGCCGCTGGCGCGCGGCGCAAAAGGCGGGTCTGAAGACCGTGCCGGTGATCGTGCGCGAACTGGACGATCTTGAGGTGCTGGAAATCGGCATCATCGAAAACGTGCAGCGCGAAGACCTCAACCCCATCGAAGAGGCTCGCGCCTATAAGGTCCTGATGGAGCGCTTCGGCCGCACGCAAGACGCGGTGGCGCAGGTGGTGTCGAAATCGCGCAGCCACATCGCCAATATGATGCGCCTGCTGGGCCTGCCTGAAAGCATTCAGGATCACGTCATCCACGGCCGCCTGAGCGCCGGCCACGCCCGCGCCATCGCGACGGCCGGAGACCCGGAAGCGCTGGCGCAGATCATTATCGAAAAAGGCCTGTCGGTGCGTCAGGCCGAAATGCTGGCTCGCGCCTCGCTCAGGGGCGAGGCCAAGCCGACCCGCGCCAGGTCCCAGCCCAATGCCGATGTCCTGTCGCTGGAGCAGGACTTGCAGGAATTGCTGGGCCTGAACGTCAAACTGGACGACAAGGGCGGGAAGGGCGAGATGCGCATTTCCTACGCCAGTCTTGAGCAACTCGACGATGTGTGTCGTCGTTTGATGACAGGTTCGGCACCGAAGTAGAATTTTCACCTTTCTCCTCCCTGTGCCGTAGGCATGGGGAGGAGGGGCGTTACAGACCTAATCGTCTGGCGCGGCCCGCGATGCTCATATAGAGCCGCTCGGCGATCAGCAGGTCCGGCATTCCGGTCGACTTGCAGGTCTTGTCCGTCTCGATCAGTTCTTTCGACAGCGGGTCGAGATGGAAATCCGACCAAGCGCGCGCCTGACGCAGAAACTCCGCTTCCTGCTTCCAGAAGACACCCGCGGCGCGAGTGGCCTGCTTGGCGTCGATGCCCTTGGCCACCTGCGCCTGAATAAGTCTCAGCTTGACCAGATGGGCATTGAGGGCGCGTACGGCGTCCACGCCCGCCTCTCCCTCGGCAAAGGCACGGCGCAGGCCGGCCTGAGCCGGGGCCATTTTCGCGCCGAAAGCCTGAAGCGCGGCGTCGAACAGCGAGGCATCGGGTTCGACCCCCAGAAAGTCCTGCAGTTCCTTGTCGTCGATCGTGCGGCGCGAGCCCGGCCCGATAAACAGGCACAGCCGCTCGATCTCCTGACGCGCCACGCCGCGCTCCTTGGGCAGGCGTGAGGCGAACATGTCCATGGCGTCAGGCGTCAGGGCGACCTCGTTCTGTGCCAGCGTCTCACGCGCCATGCGCACCACGTCGCCCGTCTCGTCTTCGTAGCAGGCGATGGAGGCGACGGCCTTGTCGGCGTCGGCCAGCTTGCGAACGGCGGAATCGCCGCCCAGGCCCCCGGCCTCGATCAGGAAGAAGGCGTCGCGGTTCAGTTCACCCGCGGCATGGGCCTTGAGCGCGGCAGCGACCTGCTTGTCCAGCGACGCCTTTTCCGAGAAGAATTTGAGCCGCACCAGCCGCCGCCCGCCCATCAGCGACTGGGCGGTCAGTTCGTCCTCGAGCCGCGCCGGATCGGCATCGATGTCGGTGTCGGTAAGCAGCGAGACGTTGAAAGGGTCCTTGATGTCCGGGACGATCTTTTGCGCCAGCGCCTGCCCGCGCTCCAGCACCTGCCCGCGATCCTTGCCGTAGATCAGGCAGGCGATCACGTCGCGCGGCGGCGATTTGAGGAAGCCCTCGATTTCGGGGCGCTTGACCAGCTTCATCTTATCAGGCGGCCGGAGCCGCTTTCTTTTCGTGGAAGAACAGCACCAGCTCGCTGCGGATGCGTTCACCGATCGCGGTGGCGGCGCGCTGCTGGCCATCCTTCTGAGCGGCGACGCCGGCATAGGGTGACTGCGCGTTGGCGTCGTAAGTCGTTGTATCTACGAAGGTACTTTTGGTCAGCACCTTGCGCGTCGCCGTTTCGATCAGGCTATATTCCACTGTGGTCGAGATTTCCGAACGCACGGCGATGTCATTGACGCCGATGCCGATGTCGTAACGCTTTTCCTCAAGCCGGATGCTGAGGCGATAGCGCTTCTGACCTTCGAGCGTATTGAAGCCGGACACCAGATTCTGGCGCAGGAAGTAGCCCGTGCGCGATTCCGTGGTGATGACGTCGATACTGGCCAGTTCGCCGGGCAGGCCCTTCTGCGCATAGACCGGCGTGAAGCCGCAACCGCTCAGGGCAAGCGGCGCGCTCAGCAAGGCGAAGGCCAGAAGGGCTTTGCGGATCATGATCAGCCTACGACGAAGTTGAGGATACGGTTCGGAACGACGATCACCTTGCGCACCGTGACACCGTCAAGATGACGCTTCACGCCTTCGTCGGCAAGCGCCATTTCGCGGATCTCGGCCTCGCTCGCCCCGTTGGGCACCTGAAGCTCGCCGCGCTTCTTGCCATTGACCTGAACGGGCAGGGTGTAGACGTCGTCGGTGGCCAGCGCCGGGTCGAAATCCGGCCATGCCACGTCGGCAATCAGGCCTTCATGGCCCAGACGCGCCCAGCCTTCTTCGGCCAGGTGCGGCGTCACCGGTGCGATCAGCCCGGCAAGGATGGTCAGGGCCTCCCTGCGCGCAGCGGTGCCGGTCTTCTGCACGTCCGAGGCGCGCAGGGCGTTGACGAATTCGTACAGCTTGGCGATGGCCCCGTTGAAACGGAAATTCTCAAAGCCTTCGGTGACGGCCTTGGCGGCCTTGTGCGCGACCTTGCGCAGTTCCATCGCCGCCGCTTCGTCCGTAGCCGGAACATCGCCTTCGGGCAGGCTGTCGAATTCGGCCCAGACGCGCGACGTGAAGCGCCACGAGCCTTCGACGCCCGAAGCCGTCCATTGCACATCGCGCTCCGGCGGCGAGTCCGACAGCACGAACAGGCGCGCGGCATCGACGCCGTAGGTGTCGAATATGTCTTCGGGAGCGACGACGTTCTTCTTGGATTTCGACATCTTTTCGACGTCGCCGATCTTCAGCGCCTCACCGGTAGACAGCTTGACGGCGGTGCGCTTGCTGCCTTCGGCGGTGACTTCGACGTCCGACGGATCGACCCATTCGCCGCCGGCGGTCTTATAGGTTTCGTGCGTCAGCATGCCCTGCGTGAACAGGCCGGCGAAGGGCTCCTTCACCTCCAGATAGCCGCAGGTATTCAGGGCGCGGGTGATGAAGCGCGAATAGAGCAGGTGCAGAATGGCGTGCTCGATGCCGCCGATATACTGATCGACGGGCAGCCAGTAGTCGGCATCGGCTTTACGAATAGCCTCATCGGCGTCCGGGGCGGTGAAGCGTGCGAAGTACCACGACGAATCCACAAAGGTGTCGAGCGTATCGGTTTCGCGGCGCGCGGCCTTCTGACAGTGCGGGCAGTTGACGTGTTTCCAGGTCGGGTGGCGGTCCAGCGGATTGCCCGGCACGTCGAAAGTCACGTCTTCAGGCAGGGTGACGGGCAGTTGGTCGTCCGGCACCGGCACCACGCCGCAGTCGTCGCAGTGGATGACCGGGATCGGGCAGCCCCAATAGCGCTGACGCGATACGCCCCAGTCGCGAAGGCGATAAATGATCGCGCCTTCGCCGAGACCCATGGACTCGATTTTTTCGATGGCTTGCGCCTTGGCGGTTTCGATATCGAGGCCGTCGAGGAACTGCGAATTGAAGATCGTGCCGGGGCCGGTATAGGCTTCGGTGCCGACCATGAAGGTCGCGGGATCGGCGTCGGCGGGCAGGACGACCTCGCGCACCGGCAGGTCGTATTTGCGGGCGAAGTCGAGGTCGCGCTGATCGTGGGCCGGGCAGCCAAAGATGGCCCCGGTGCCATAACCCATCAGGACGAAGTTGGCGATCCACACATCCAGCGTTTCATCGGGTTTAAACGGATGTGCGACCTTCAGGCCGGTGTTGAAGCCGAGCTTCTCGCCGGTGTCGATCTCTTCCTGCGTCGTGCCGCCCTTCTTCACCTGATCGAGGAAGGCTTCCAGTTCAGGAGTGGAGGGCAGGGCCTTGACCAGCGGGTGATCGGCGGCCACGGCGACGAAGCCCGCGCCGAACAGGGTGTCCGGACGGGCGGTGTAGACTTCGAGCTGCTCGCCGAAGGCCTTGGGCGCTTCGCCCGCGAAGTTGAATCTGAACTTCAAACCCTTGGACCGCCCGATCCAGTTGGCCTGCATCAGGCGCACCTTGTCCGGCCAGCGGTCGAGCGTCGACAGGCCTTCGACCAGATCGTCGGCATACCGGGTGATCTTGAGGAACCATTGCGTCAGATTGCGCTTTTCGACCACCGCGCCGGAACGCCAGCCCTTGCCGTCGATGACCTGTTCGTTAGCCAGAACCGTATTGTCCACCGGGTCCCAGTTGACCTGAGACTCCTTGCGATAGACCAGGTCGTGCTTCAGCAGGTCGAGGAACCACTTCTGCTGCTTGCCGTAATAGCTGGGATCGCAGGTGGCGAATTCGCGCGTCCAGTCGATCGACAGGCCCAGACGCTGAAGCTGCGCCTTCATGCTGGCGATATTGTCGTAGGTCCAGCCCTTGGGGTGAATGCCGCGCTCCATGGCGGCGTTTTCCGCCGGCATACCGAAGGCGTCCCAGCCCATCGGGTGCAGCACGTTGAAGCCGCGCGCCCGCTTGAACCGCGCCACCAGATCGCCCATGGCGTAGTTGCGCACATGGCCCATGTGGATGCGGCCCGATGGATAGGGGAACATCTCAAGGACATAGTATTTCGGCTTGTCGCCGGCCTGGTCCTTTGACTTTGTGAGGAAGGTCTGGGCCGCGTCCCAGCGGGCGCGTTGTTTCGGTTCGGACTCTTTGGGATTGTAGCGAGACATGTATCGACCATATAGAGCGCAATCCGATAAAGTGGGCACCACTTTTCGGGAAAATTGCGCGACCACTCAAAAACTTAGAGCGGGATGGGAATTCTACCTGAAATCCATCTCCGCTCTAAGCGGTAAGAACCGCGAAAAACAGGCGTTCGGCATAAACAAAAAGAGCGTCCGGGTCAAAGCCCGAACGCCCTTAATTTTGCAGTCTGTGAAGGGGCTTACTTCACGTTCGACAGACGCAGTTGACGCGCGCGCGTCAGGATGGCGTTTTCGACGTCGATCTGGGTCTGAGCCGACACGGCGGCGTCCACCCACTGACCACCCGAATTGACCTGTTTGTACAGCGACACGTTCAGGGCGTCGGCGCGTAGACGGGTATCGAGGATGTAGACGGTGGCCTTGAAACGCTCGTCCGGCTTTTCCGGGTTGGCATACCAGTCGGTGACGATGATGCCGCCCCAGGGATCGGCCGAGGCCAGCGGCATGAAGGAGATGGTGTCGAGCGAGGCGCGCCACAGATAGGCGTTGACGCCGATGGTGGCGTTTTCCTGCTCGCTGATCGGCTTGGCGCCGCCCAGACCCAAGAAGCCGCGCTTCTCGGCCTTGGCGTCGATGGTGGTCTCGTCCTTGTTGCCGAAGCTCAGGCAGCCCGTCAGGCTCAGAGACAGCGCCGCGGCAAGGGTAATCAGAGCCGCCTTCTTGATCGTCTTCATAGTGTGTCGTCCACTCCGCATTCTGTCCCGAAACTCCGCCTCCGCGTGAGGAAGACGGACGTCTGGCCTGTTAACCGCTCTATAGCATGAGCAAACGGGGGTATGACAAGCGTTTCCTTGTACCCCCGGCCCCGGCCATGAACATGCCGCAACGTCCCGCTTGGCTGGGGTTCCGGTCGAAATCCTCGGCAAGCTGGCATCCAATCGCGGCCCTTGTGCGGCAAAGACGCGAAAGCTTGGTAATCTGAACCGGTAATATGGGGCGTGGCTATTTCATCACATCTTTTGAGCGAATTTGACGGCATCGCCAAATAACGCTGATCACTATTGATTTCATTTGTCGGGCCTTTTAAGCGGTTTGTAACATATCCGTGCCCAAATCAGGGTGCAGAATAGAGTTGGGCAAGCGATTGCGGGGCGTGCGACGGTTACATAAATCCGTCATCCTTCCCATATATGGCGTGTCCGCAAAGTGGACGTGGCTGGGCTTTCGGGCCTGATCATCTGAGTGGCAGAGTTATGAAGCGGGTTGTTGCAGCAGGAGTATCGGTTCTGGCCGTGGCGTTGATCGCCTCTGCGCCGGCCTATGCGCTCAATACCCAGACCGGCAAGGCCAAGGCCACCGAGTCAACCGCGCCGCTCAGCCTCAGCACGGTTTCGACCGAAGCCAATGGCGCCAATCGCCAGCAATCGAAAATCTATCAGTGGTCGGTCAAAGGCCGCTGGGGTTTGAAGCTCGACCTCAATCAGGACGAGGCCCGTCCGTCTGGCTGGAACGATGTCGATGCCGGGGCCTTTTACAAGATTTCGCCCTCGGTCCGTGTCGGCGGCACGGTCGGCTTCGGCGAAAAGACCAAGTCGCTGCAACCGCGCGATCCGGCGGTTGAAAAGGACCAGCCGCGCGTGCGCCTGGAAACGACCTTTAAATTCTAAATTTCTACTATAGATGAAACGCTTCGATCGCGCCGAATCCGGCGAGGCCTGAGTGCGTGAGCTGTTCGGCATTGTCCGCGCCGATACCGCCAAGGCCCAGTACTGGCACGGGGCTGAGGTCGCAGAAGGCCTGTATGCCCGCTAAGCCCAACGGAAGAGCGTCTTTGGCCGATGGGCTCTGGCTGGGGAAGACCGGCGAAATGAAGATGCCGTCCAACGCCGTGACCTCCGACAGATCCAGCGTCTCGCAGCCGTGGCAGGCCCCGGTGATCAGCCAGTCCGCATGACGGTCGCGCAGTTCCGGCGCAACGGGCAGGCGGTGTCCGGGCAGATGCACGCCATCGGCTCCGACCTCTTCGGCCAGAGCCGCGTCATTGCCGATCAACAGCTTCAAACCGTTGTCCGTACATAGCGTTCTGAGCACGCGCGCATGGGCTTCGGCATGGCGGTCGCCGAAATGCCGGTAGATGACGCCCGCTCCACCGGGCAGATGCGCGACGATTTCCTCCGGGTGCGGGGTGCGTTGCGGGTCGGTGAAGAAGAACAGCGGCGGCAGGTCCTTTGTCTTGGGGCTGGACATATGCGCGTGGCGGGCTATGTCTCTGGCCCGGTTCATCAAAAAGGCGTAGCGGGTTCGGTATGTCATCTTCACCTTCGGCGGAAAATTACGCGCGCGTCCTCAAAGGCCTGCACAAGACGTTGAAACTGTCTGGCCGCGCGGAAAATGCCGCCCTGCTGACCGCCGTGTCCAAAAATCAGCCCTGGGAGGTTATACGCCCGGTGCTGGAGGCTGGCCATCGGCGATTTGGCGAGAACCGCGTGCAGGAGGCGATGGAACGCTGGGGGCCGGTAAAAGATCAATATCCGGACCTGACCCTGTGCCTGATCGGCCCGCTCCAGAGCAACAAAGCTGCCGATGCCGTGGCCCTCTTCGACATCATCGAAAGCGTCGATCGCGACAAGATCGCTCGCGTTATTGCCGATGAGGCCCGTAAGCAGGGCCGCGCGCCGCAGATCTATATTCAGGTCAATATCGGCGAAGAGCCGCAAAAGGCCGGGATTTTGCCGGCCGAAGCCGACGCGTTCATCGCAGCCGTGCGGGGCTATGGGCTGGAGCCGCAGGGTTTGATGTGCATTCCGCCGGTCGACGGTCCGCGCGGGCCCTATTTCGCCCTGCTGCGCAAGATTGCTGAGCGGAATGGCGTCGGGCATCTCAGCATGGGCATGAGCGACGATTTCGAGACCGCTTTGCGCTTTGGCTCCAACGAAATCCGCGTGGGCACGGCGATTTTCGGATCACGGTAAATCTTATACCTCCCGGGCTATGCCGGGGAGGGGGACCGCACGAGCCATGTAATGGCGAGATGTGGTGGTGGGGGTGCAACCTTGGCCGCTGAAACTCCGTAAGACACCCCACCACCACGCCCTCTGGGCGCGGTCCCCCTCCCCACCGAAGGCAGGGAGGTATAATCAAGTGCTTATCTCCACATAGGTTTCGGCATCCGCCGTCTTCAGCAGTTCCAGCAAATGCGCCTGAGACAGGGCCGCGCACCCTTCCGTACCCGAATAATCCTCGCGCGCCAGATGCAGGAAGATGGCCGACCCCAGCCCTTTTATCGGCGGATCGTCATTGTGCCCCAACACCACGATCAGGTCGTAGACAGAGTCTTCGCGCCACAGCTTCTCGTGCGAACTCTCGAACGGCAGCTTGACCGGCAGATTGTACAGGTCGCTGCCTGCATCGTCGCACCAGCCGTCATCGGGCGACAGGGCCTTCACCGGCAAAACGGTCTGCGGCACCGGCAGGCGATCGGGGCGATACCAGACATAACGCACCGGCCACATCCCCAGCGGAGAGCGCAGATCGCCCTCTCTTTTATCAGCCGCCGGAACGACGCCCCCTTTACCCAGCGCGCAACGCACCCTATCTGAGTTTAAGACTAGAAAACCCTCGGCGTATGCGGTAAAAATTTTGACCATAGGCCGGTTTACACCCTAAACTGCAAAAAACACCCACAACGCTACAGGATTATGGTGCAACAAAAAACCCTGCTGATCGTTGATGACGATGACGAACTGCGCGAAGCCCTGGCCGAGCAGCTCGAACTGCACGAAGAATTCAAGGTCACTCAGGCGTCGAACGGCACCGAAGGCATTCGCCTTGGCAAGAGCATTAATGCCGACCTGATTCTTCTCGATGTCGATCTGCCGGACATGGACGGGCGCGAAGCCTGCCGTCTGCTGCGTAAATCCGGCCTGACCACGCCGGTGATTATGCTGACCGGTGCCGCCTCTGATTCCGATCAGATTCTGGGGCTGGATGCGGGCGCCAACGACTACGTCACCAAGCCCTTCCGTTTCGCCGTGCTACTGGCGCGCATCCGCGCTCAGGTCCGCAGCCACGAAACATCAGAGGATGCCACGTTCCGCATCGGGCCTTACGAATTCAAACCGGCACTGAAGCTGCTGATCGATCAGGTGCAGAAGAAGATTCGCCTGACCGAAAAGGAAACCAACATCCTCAAATACCTCTATCGCGCTGGCGGCAAGCCGATCTCGCGCGAGGAGCTGTTGACAGAGGTGTGGGGCTACAATGCCGGGGTGACCACGCACACGCTGGAAACCCACGTCTATCGCCTGCGTCAGAAGATCGAACCCGATCCGGCCAATGCGCGCCTGCTGATGACCGATGCCGGTGGGTATCGTTTGCAATTCTAAAAAAGCCGGGGCCTGATGGTCCCGGTTTTTGTTTGGGGGGAGTTATGAGAAAAATTGCGGCGCTCGTGGGAGTGGCGATGTTGTCGTGCCTTTCCACCTCATGTGCTGCCGACATCAGAAACTTGCCGGGTGAATATAAGACGTCAAAAGACAACGCGACGCTAATCCTCCGCGCCAACGGAACAGCGGTGCTCGAAGATAAGGGCGTTAAAACGCAGTATCGTTGGATGATCCTTTACGAAGAGCCCGACTGTACGCGATTACAAATGGACTCAACAGACAACGGCGAAACCTTAATGCCTTGCGCCGTATCATCCCTGAATGGACCTGTGATCAGTTTACGAAAAGCCGGTGAAAGAGAAGGCCGTATCTTCACCCGGAAGATTTCGAAATGACCACGGGTTATTCAGGCACACCTCTGGCCAAGAAACTCGGCTACAAGCCGGGGATGTGGGCAGCCGTGATCGATGCGCCGGAAGACTATGCCGGTTGGCTGGAACCCTTGCCGGATGGCGTCGTATTCGGGGTCGATGATCCTGAACTGGTGCACATTTTTACTACCGAGCGCGCGGTTCTGGAAACGGCATTGGCGGATTGGCGCAGCGTTCTGAGACCGGAGGGTATGGTCTGGGTGTCGTGGCCCAAGAAGGCCTCAAAAATGCTCACCGATATTACCGAAGACGTCATCCGCGAGGTCTGTCTGCCGCTGGGCTTTGTCGATGTGAAGGTCTGCGCCGTCAGTGACGTGTGGTCGGGTTTGAAGCTGGTGATCCGCAAAGAGTTGCGCTGAGACTTCCTTCCTGATTTCAAGGGAGGGGTTTGATCACGCCATCCCTAAAATACGACGGGCCTGCGCCAGCGTCTCTGCCGTCAGGCCCAGCGCCTTCATCTCTTCGGGAATATCTTCTACCGGAGCCGATGCCGCAGGGGGCGTTGGCGCAGCCTCAGCCGGCGGTTCCGGGGTCGCCTCCACCACGGGCGCGGCAGGGACTTCGGGCGTCCCGCCGGCCTCACCGGTCTCGAACCCCACGCCCATCTGATGCGGCAGGTGGATGGCGAAGGTCGCCCCGCTCTGCGGCTCAGACTCCAGTGTGATCCAGCCCTCGTGCAGTTCCACCAGCGCCTTGACCAGCGCCAGACCGAGGCCCGGCCCGCCGCGCTCACGCCCGACGAAGCGGTCGAAAATATGCGCCTGCGTATGGTAGGGGATGCCTCGGCCCGTATAGCCGATCTCCAGCGTCAGGGTGTCGCCTTCCTTGCGGCTGCGGATGGTGATCTGCCCCTCCTGCGCCGCGTTGCGCAGGGCATAGTCCAGCAGATGATCCAGCACCTGCCCCAGACGCGGCTGATCGGCGCGGATCAGGGCGCGGGTGTCGAGCCCCTGATAGTCGAAGCGGATGCCTTTGGCGCTCAGCGTGTCGGCCTGACGACCCAGCGCGGCCGCAACCATGCGCGACAGGTTGAAGTCCGACGGCGTCACCGACATTTCACCGGCATCGATCTGCGCCATGTCGAGCACGTCATCGATCGAGCGCGCCAGTTCCTGAGATGCCGCCTGAATCGCGTTGAGGAAGCCGCGGCGGCGGATTTCCGCCGGATCGGCTTCGGTGGCATTGGCCTGACGCTGCAACAGATCGGCGTAGCCGACGATGGTGGTCAGCGGTGTGCGCAGTTCGTAGGACACATTGGCCACGAAGTCCCGCTTCAGCCGCACCGATTCCGACAGAGCCACGTCGCGCTGTTCGATGGCCTCTTCCAGAGCGCGTCGATCGGTAATGTCGCTGAACGCCACCAGGGTTGCGCCGTCCGGCAGGGGTTGGGTGCGCCATTGCGCCAGCCGACCGTCGGAGGTGCGCACCTCACCCGTCTGCGGCGCGCGGGCCAGCGGATCGATGTCGGTCACCCGCGCCTTCAACTCGGACCAGAAGCCGCGATCGTGGACCAGCGGCAGGCACAGCGAGGTCAATTGACCGAAATCGGAATTGAGCGCCAGTTCGTCCGGCCCCAGCTTCCAGAAGGCGTCGAAGGCGGCATTGCGCAACCGCAGCCGCCCGTCGGAGCCGAACACCGACACGGCGTCGGTCAATTGATCCAGTGTGGCGCGCTGCACCTGAATCAGCGAATTGAACTGCGCCTTGAGCGTCAGTTCGCCGGTCTTGTCCGAGAACAGCAGCAACAACCCGCCCAGCGGATGCGGCTGACGCACCACGCGCAGGGAACGCCCGTTGGGCAGCGACCACATCTCGTCCGGTGCGGCCTCGCTCAGGCCGTAGAATTCCAGTTCCTGCGCCTTCCACGTGGCGAAATCGGAGGTTTCCGGCAGCTTGCGTTTCTGACGCAGACGATCAAGCAGTTCGCCATGCGTCGGGCGCTCGGCCAGCCATGCCGGCTCCAGATCCCACAGGGTTTCAAACGCGCGGTTATGGAAGGTCAGGCGCTTTTCAGGACCGAAAATGGCCACGGCGTCTTCGAGCCGGTCCAGGGTGTCGTCGTGCGCCTTGGCGTGGCGCTTGAGCGCTTCGCGGCTTTCTTCGGATTCGGTGACGTCGACGGCATAGGCGCAGACATAGGCGTCGCCCAGGGGCTCGGCGATAACCTGAAAGGCCCGGCGCTGACCGTGAATGGTTAGCCAGCGGAAGCCTTCGCGGCGCACGTGCTGTTCGGCGGCCTCAACCACCAGCGCGTCGGCCGAACGGTCGAGCCCGCGGTGTTCGGCGCGCGCCTGTTCGACGCTGTCGGCCTCGACAGCTTTCAGCCACGCCTCAT
Encoded proteins:
- a CDS encoding PAS domain-containing sensor histidine kinase, which produces MTVATIAFAAAAGATALALSTTVLAWRLRARLTKLSQGYKSRIDVQHTVLGELDAATLAFDEAFVAIEGETVRLVWGDETLKTVADAFRIPFSDEVAPRVIEGLAGSSKEAADALKRLISEGRPCRFEVFTEAPRSLVGARTSGLTLLVEGRATGATAWVRLAIASEHTSLSSGPFARMADLIPAPCWVVRDGQLVWANEAWLKAVEADSVEQARAEHRGLDRSADALVVEAAEQHVRREGFRWLTIHGQRRAFQVIAEPLGDAYVCAYAVDVTESEESREALKRHAKAHDDTLDRLEDAVAIFGPEKRLTFHNRAFETLWDLEPAWLAERPTHGELLDRLRQKRKLPETSDFATWKAQELEFYGLSEAAPDEMWSLPNGRSLRVVRQPHPLGGLLLLFSDKTGELTLKAQFNSLIQVQRATLDQLTDAVSVFGSDGRLRLRNAAFDAFWKLGPDELALNSDFGQLTSLCLPLVHDRGFWSELKARVTDIDPLARAPQTGEVRTSDGRLAQWRTQPLPDGATLVAFSDITDRRALEEAIEQRDVALSESVRLKRDFVANVSYELRTPLTTIVGYADLLQRQANATEADPAEIRRRGFLNAIQAASQELARSIDDVLDMAQIDAGEMSVTPSDFNLSRMVAAALGRQADTLSAKGIRFDYQGLDTRALIRADQPRLGQVLDHLLDYALRNAAQEGQITIRSRKEGDTLTLEIGYTGRGIPYHTQAHIFDRFVGRERGGPGLGLALVKALVELHEGWITLESEPQSGATFAIHLPHQMGVGFETGEAGGTPEVPAAPVVEATPEPPAEAAPTPPAASAPVEDIPEEMKALGLTAETLAQARRILGMA